The Myxococcales bacterium region GGGCCGGCGCTTTGCCCGGACCGTGGCGCGCCCGGGCTCGTAAAGGCGGGCACCGTTCCCGAGCGCGCCTAACCGTTGTAGAAGGGCATCATGATGCTCGACCCGAGAGCCGAAGAGCTCGCGATCCAGACGGTGAAGACGCTTTCCATGGACGCGGTCCAGAAGGCGAACAGTGGCCACCCCGGCACGCCCATGGGCCTCGCCGACATTTCCGTGGAGCTGTTCTTGCGCTTCTTGCGCTACGACCCGAAGGATCCCGCGTGGCTCGGTCGCGACCGCTTCGTTCTCTCGGCTGGCCACGCGTCGATGCTCCTCTATTCGATGCTGCATCTCGCCGGCTACGACCTCCCGCTCGCGGAGCTCGAGGCCTTCCGCCAGTGGGGCTCCAAGACGCCCGGGCACCCGGAGCACGGGCACACGGCGGGCGTCGAGACGACGACCGGGCCGCTGGGCCAAGGCGTCGGCAACGCTGTGGGCATGGCCCTCGCGGCCCGCATGATGGAGGCGCGTTTTGGCGAGCCGGTGAAGGGCTCTCGCGTCTACGCGATTTGTTCCGACGGCGACCTGATGGAGGGCGTCAGCGCCGAGGCGTCGAGCATCGCGGGCCACTTGGGCCTCTCGAACTTGGTCCTCATCTACGACGACAACCGCATCACCATCGAAGGTGAGACGGAGCTTGCGTACTCCGACGACGCCGGCAAGCGCTACGAGTCGTACGGCTGGTTCGTGCAGCACGTCGACGGACACGACCGCGCAGCCATTCGCGCGGCCCTCGAGCGTGCGCAGGCGGAACAGAAGCGCCCGTCGATGATCGTCGCGCGTACGCACATCGCCCATGGCGCCCCCCACGCGCACGACACGGCGGAAGCGCACGGCGCGCCGCTTGGCGAGGACGAGATCGCCGCTACCAAGAAGGCCATGGGCTGGGACCGCCCAAAGTTCGCGGTGCCCGATGAGGTGCGAGCGCTCTTTGCGGCCCGCGCGGAAGAGAACGCGACCTACAAGGCCGAGTGGCAGAAGCGCTTCGACGGCTGGCGCGCGGCCAATGGCGAGCGAGCCAAGGAGCTTGATTCGTTCCTGCGGCGCGAGATGCCCAGCGATCTCTACGCGAAGCTCATCGCCGCGCTTCCCGCCAAGGAAGACGCGACGCGCAACCTGTCGGGCGCCTTGCAACAGGTCGTCGCGAAACACGTACCGTCCCTCGTCGGCGGCTCCGCCGACCTCGCGCCGTCGACCAAGACGTGGCTCAAAGACACGCCCGGCGTCAAAGCCGGCAGCTACGAAGGCAAGAACCTTCATTTCGGGATCCGCGAGCACGGCATGGGCTCGGTCTGCAACGGCATGGCGCTCTACGGTGGCTTCATCCCCTACGGCGCCACGTTCCTCATCTTTAGCGACTACATGCGCCCGAGCATTCGACTCTCGGCGCTCATGGAGCAGCAGTGCGTCTGGATCTTCACGCACGACTCCGTGTTCCTCGGCGAGGACGGGCCAACGCACCAACCGATCGAGCAGTTGTGGTCGCTGCGGCTGACACCGAACCTGCACGTCGTTCGCCCCGCCGACGCCCTCGAGTGCGCAGCGGCGTGGGCCATGGCCATGGAGCGCACCAAGGGGCCGACGGCCTTCGCGCTCTCGCGACAGAAGGTCCCCAACCTGAAGCGCCCCGATGGCTTCGACCCCAAGACCATCCTCCGCGGCGCGTACGTCGTCGAGGATGCGGCGGGCACGCCTGACGTCGTCCTCGTCGCCAGCGGCAGCGAAGTAGGGCTCGCCATCGGCGCGCGAGCCAAGCTCGAAGCTGCGGGCATCAAGACCCGCGTCG contains the following coding sequences:
- the tkt gene encoding transketolase, with translation MLDPRAEELAIQTVKTLSMDAVQKANSGHPGTPMGLADISVELFLRFLRYDPKDPAWLGRDRFVLSAGHASMLLYSMLHLAGYDLPLAELEAFRQWGSKTPGHPEHGHTAGVETTTGPLGQGVGNAVGMALAARMMEARFGEPVKGSRVYAICSDGDLMEGVSAEASSIAGHLGLSNLVLIYDDNRITIEGETELAYSDDAGKRYESYGWFVQHVDGHDRAAIRAALERAQAEQKRPSMIVARTHIAHGAPHAHDTAEAHGAPLGEDEIAATKKAMGWDRPKFAVPDEVRALFAARAEENATYKAEWQKRFDGWRAANGERAKELDSFLRREMPSDLYAKLIAALPAKEDATRNLSGALQQVVAKHVPSLVGGSADLAPSTKTWLKDTPGVKAGSYEGKNLHFGIREHGMGSVCNGMALYGGFIPYGATFLIFSDYMRPSIRLSALMEQQCVWIFTHDSVFLGEDGPTHQPIEQLWSLRLTPNLHVVRPADALECAAAWAMAMERTKGPTAFALSRQKVPNLKRPDGFDPKTILRGAYVVEDAAGTPDVVLVASGSEVGLAIGARAKLEAAGIKTRVVSAPCLERFAEQDAAYRASVLPPGTKRVAIEAGRGEPWKMVLGEHALCLGIERFGASAPDKILGEKFGLTVDSVWTKVQAYVRG